The following coding sequences are from one Nicotiana tabacum cultivar K326 chromosome 1, ASM71507v2, whole genome shotgun sequence window:
- the LOC142163185 gene encoding uncharacterized protein LOC142163185 — protein sequence MAVDIKQLQLQFFGDSQLVVNQHLGSYEVKKPELHPYHNYAKSLMGWVGDMTIQHVPRKENKKVDALVTLASSFILPDQAQVTIYQKWVVPLPNEDESEDNKLEHLVVVSEGEKEECQQSIIDYLSYGILPENPRRRTEIRRCAPRFLYYKDTLYRRSF from the coding sequence ATGGCTGTCGATATAAAGCAGTTGCAATTGCAATTCTTTGGTGACTCCCAATTAGTGGTCAACCAGCATTTAGGTAGCTACGAGGTCAAGAAACCTGAATTACACCCTTATCATAATTATGCTAAAAGTTTGATGGGATGGGTTGGTGATATGACTATCCAACATGTAcctaggaaagaaaataagaaggttgATGCTTTAGTTACCCTAGCTTCATCGTTTATCCTgcctgatcaagcgcaagttactaTCTACCAAAAGTGGGTAGTCCCGCTGCCAAATGAAGATGAAAGTGAAGACAATAAACTCGAGCATCTTGTCGTTGTTTCTGAAGGTGAGAAGGAAGAATGCCAACAATCCATTATCGATTACTTGAGCTACGGtatacttccagaaaatccaaggagaaggactgaaattcGCCGTTGTGCACCTcgtttcctttactacaaagatactctatacagaagatCATTTTAG